A single genomic interval of Stieleria maiorica harbors:
- a CDS encoding DUF1549 and DUF1553 domain-containing protein, whose protein sequence is MMCFLARFPWTARLLVLGWFATTLTGAVADDPGHDAVTEVEEEEISDFDRNHWAFQPIVRPALPAVKQIDWPQTAIDRFILARLEKESLDPAPMADRATLIRRLCWDLTGLPPTVDQVQRFVSDPRPGAYARLVDSLLASPEYGKHWGQFWLDLARYADTDGFEHDKIREQAWRYRDWVIDAINRDLPYDTFLRWQLAGDLDSSGGEDATTATAFCLSGPDMPDINSMDQRRHVLLNEITSTVGSVILGLQFGCAQCHDHKYDAISQADFYRLRAFFDSSIRLRQNQSVSVLASYDDSPRTHLMIRGDWRRKGSALNPAFPRIVNEPDATPSSDASPRGELADWITDRSNPLTARVFVNRIWQQHFGTGLVATPSDFGVMGDSPTHPQLLDYLSDELMRSDWSIKRLQRMIVMSGVYRVSGSRPTEGPERGFWDRSLAADPDNRWLSRFPRRRLDAEAIRDGLLAVSGSLNHEMGGPGVRPTLPAEMIKTLKSGQWKVTPSVDDHHRRSIYIFARRNLRYPFFATFDRPTADQPCARRNQSTTAIQSLTLLNSELMVKSSERLASAVSAGDADVNSQIDSLYLRLYSRSPGAAEVKAATAFLAGGASLRDLCRAMLNSNEFLYVD, encoded by the coding sequence ATGATGTGTTTTCTTGCGAGATTCCCGTGGACCGCGCGGCTGCTGGTGCTCGGCTGGTTCGCCACGACGCTGACGGGCGCCGTCGCGGACGATCCCGGTCACGATGCAGTCACCGAGGTCGAAGAGGAAGAAATCTCGGACTTTGATCGCAATCATTGGGCGTTCCAACCGATCGTGCGTCCCGCGTTGCCTGCGGTCAAACAGATCGATTGGCCGCAGACGGCGATCGATCGATTCATTCTGGCTCGCTTGGAAAAAGAATCGCTTGACCCGGCTCCGATGGCCGATCGCGCCACCTTGATCCGCCGACTCTGCTGGGACTTGACCGGTTTACCGCCGACGGTGGACCAGGTGCAACGTTTCGTATCCGACCCGCGGCCCGGTGCCTACGCGCGGCTCGTCGATTCGCTATTGGCGTCTCCAGAATACGGAAAGCATTGGGGACAGTTCTGGTTGGATCTGGCACGTTATGCGGACACCGATGGATTTGAACACGACAAGATTCGTGAACAGGCGTGGAGGTACCGCGACTGGGTGATCGATGCGATCAATCGTGACTTGCCTTACGACACCTTTCTTCGTTGGCAGCTTGCCGGTGATCTGGATTCATCCGGCGGCGAAGACGCCACGACGGCCACGGCGTTTTGTTTGTCGGGGCCCGACATGCCCGACATCAATTCGATGGACCAGCGCCGCCATGTGCTGCTGAACGAAATCACGTCGACCGTCGGGTCGGTGATTCTGGGGCTGCAATTCGGCTGTGCCCAATGCCATGACCATAAGTATGATGCGATCAGCCAGGCTGACTTTTACCGCTTGCGGGCGTTCTTCGATTCGTCGATCCGGTTGCGTCAAAACCAGTCAGTCAGTGTCTTGGCCAGCTATGACGATTCGCCGCGAACCCACTTGATGATCCGCGGCGATTGGCGGCGCAAGGGCTCGGCATTAAACCCGGCGTTTCCGCGGATTGTGAACGAGCCCGACGCGACGCCCTCGTCGGACGCATCACCGCGCGGTGAACTGGCCGATTGGATCACCGATCGATCCAACCCGCTGACGGCACGCGTGTTTGTCAATCGGATCTGGCAACAACACTTCGGAACGGGGCTGGTCGCAACGCCCAGCGACTTCGGTGTGATGGGGGATAGCCCGACGCATCCGCAGTTGCTCGATTATCTGTCGGACGAATTGATGCGCAGTGATTGGAGCATCAAACGGCTTCAGCGGATGATCGTGATGTCCGGCGTGTATCGGGTTTCCGGCTCACGCCCGACAGAAGGCCCGGAGCGAGGATTTTGGGATCGCTCCTTGGCGGCCGATCCGGATAACCGCTGGCTCAGCCGGTTTCCTCGCCGCCGATTGGACGCCGAAGCGATTCGGGACGGATTGTTGGCGGTCAGCGGTTCACTGAATCACGAAATGGGTGGCCCTGGGGTTCGGCCGACGTTGCCCGCGGAGATGATCAAAACGCTCAAGTCGGGACAGTGGAAAGTGACGCCCTCGGTGGACGACCATCACCGTCGCAGCATCTACATCTTCGCCCGGCGTAATTTGCGTTACCCGTTTTTCGCGACCTTCGATCGCCCCACGGCCGACCAGCCGTGTGCGCGAAGGAACCAATCCACCACCGCCATTCAGTCGCTGACGCTGCTCAATTCTGAATTAATGGTGAAGTCGTCCGAGCGGTTGGCGAGTGCGGTTTCTGCCGGAGATGCCGACGTCAACTCACAGATCGATTCGCTGTATCTGCGACTGTATTCGCGCAGCCCAGGCGCGGCGGAAGTGAAGGCGGCGACAGCCTTCTTGGCCGGCGGTGCATCGCTGAGAGACCTTTGCCGGGCAATGTTGAACTCGAACGAGTTTCTGTATGTGGATTGA
- a CDS encoding TadE/TadG family type IV pilus assembly protein — translation MNLDRSFRRRKAARGATTVEFALVFPLIILFFTFTFEVCRVLMLQHTADTAAYEAARSAMVPGATAAEAEQVAQLLLDNAGLTLADIHVTPVDITDETALITVEVSIPVNENSWIAPSQFANFVVSSEVTLMCERPPLVKLAAMTDLSAKKDRMKNNTAGL, via the coding sequence ATGAATCTGGATCGATCTTTCCGTCGCAGAAAAGCCGCTCGAGGAGCGACGACGGTCGAGTTCGCACTCGTCTTCCCGCTGATCATTCTGTTTTTCACGTTCACCTTCGAGGTCTGTCGCGTGTTGATGTTGCAACACACCGCCGATACCGCCGCCTATGAAGCGGCTCGGTCGGCGATGGTCCCCGGTGCGACGGCCGCCGAAGCGGAGCAGGTCGCACAACTACTGCTCGACAACGCGGGGCTGACACTCGCAGACATCCACGTCACTCCTGTCGACATTACGGACGAAACCGCATTGATAACGGTCGAAGTTTCGATTCCGGTGAACGAGAATTCGTGGATCGCACCTTCGCAATTTGCCAACTTTGTGGTCTCCAGTGAGGTGACGTTGATGTGCGAGCGACCGCCATTGGTGAAACTTGCCGCAATGACAGACTTGAGTGCAAAAAAAGACCGGATGAAGAACAACACCGCTGGGCTTTAG
- a CDS encoding DUF1501 domain-containing protein: MNQSPSNRSRRRDFLRSAGGGAGMIALASLLAGDSLAGNAAGSGQSAAIRQPHFQPRAKRMIWLFMHGGPSQVDLFDPKPELIKYAGKPLPESFGSVMTRRKVADNPLLGPVRRFRPRGQSGLPISDFLPHLSTVADDLCVIRSLHGDSVNHPQSVYQMNTGSILMGHPSFGSWLAYGLGSENADMPAFVVLPDPGGGLKGGPSAWGNGYLPATYQGTTMRPGKTPILNLAPPRGISDVRQRETLDFVQRLNQNHLVGREDDDDLAARIDAYELAFRMQSAAPEAVDFSQESAATLSMYGIDDKTTRDFGERCLLARRMIERGVRMVQVYSGDTNGWDAHQDVDKNHSEYCAKTDKPVTALLNDLKRSGLLDETLVVWCGEFGRMPMSEQGKGRDHNPWGYCGWIAGAGISGGRAYGSTDEVGLRAAEDRVHVNEFHATLLHLMGLDHRDLTYFHNGLDERLTGPSEVDIVEGLLT; encoded by the coding sequence ATGAACCAATCTCCATCCAATCGATCGCGTCGTCGTGACTTCCTGCGATCTGCCGGCGGCGGTGCCGGGATGATCGCGCTGGCATCACTGCTTGCTGGGGACTCGCTGGCCGGGAACGCGGCCGGGTCGGGACAATCCGCTGCGATTCGCCAGCCCCACTTTCAACCGCGTGCCAAGCGGATGATCTGGCTGTTCATGCACGGCGGTCCCAGCCAAGTCGATTTGTTTGACCCGAAACCCGAACTGATCAAGTACGCCGGGAAACCGCTGCCGGAAAGTTTCGGATCGGTGATGACGCGTCGAAAGGTCGCTGACAATCCGCTACTCGGCCCGGTCCGCCGATTCCGCCCACGGGGCCAATCGGGATTGCCGATCTCCGACTTTCTGCCGCACCTTTCCACCGTCGCCGATGACTTGTGCGTGATCCGCTCGTTGCACGGTGACAGCGTGAACCATCCACAGTCGGTGTACCAAATGAACACCGGCAGCATTCTGATGGGGCACCCCAGCTTTGGCAGTTGGCTGGCCTATGGACTGGGCAGCGAAAACGCCGACATGCCGGCCTTCGTCGTGTTGCCCGATCCCGGCGGTGGACTCAAGGGTGGACCTTCGGCTTGGGGCAACGGCTACTTGCCGGCGACCTACCAGGGAACGACGATGCGGCCGGGAAAAACGCCGATCCTGAACCTGGCCCCGCCCCGTGGAATCTCGGACGTTCGGCAACGCGAAACGTTGGATTTCGTTCAGCGACTGAACCAAAACCACCTGGTCGGTCGTGAAGACGATGACGACTTGGCGGCCAGAATCGATGCCTATGAACTGGCGTTTCGCATGCAGTCGGCGGCGCCCGAAGCGGTGGATTTTTCGCAGGAGTCTGCCGCGACGCTTTCGATGTACGGGATCGATGACAAGACCACACGCGATTTCGGCGAGCGTTGTTTGTTGGCCCGGCGGATGATCGAACGCGGTGTCCGCATGGTTCAAGTCTATTCGGGGGACACCAATGGTTGGGACGCCCATCAAGACGTCGACAAGAACCACAGCGAATACTGTGCAAAGACCGACAAGCCGGTCACGGCGCTGTTGAACGATCTGAAGCGATCCGGTTTGCTCGATGAGACGCTGGTCGTGTGGTGCGGCGAATTCGGACGGATGCCGATGAGCGAACAGGGCAAGGGCCGCGATCATAACCCGTGGGGATACTGCGGTTGGATCGCCGGAGCCGGGATCAGTGGCGGGCGGGCTTACGGATCGACCGACGAAGTCGGATTGCGAGCCGCCGAAGATCGGGTGCACGTCAACGAGTTCCACGCGACGCTGTTGCATCTGATGGGGCTCGACCACCGGGACCTGACGTACTTTCACAACGGGCTGGACGAACGTTTGACCGGACCCAGCGAAGTCGACATCGTCGAGGGGCTGCTGACATGA
- a CDS encoding VWA domain-containing protein, translating into MAMLAVLMPVMIAVAAFAINVAHMEMARTELQISMDVATRAAGRVLAVTGDQQQAVQIAEQLLNANPYANQTLALSEAEITFGVSTRLSEVERYDFGMGNNPNAVKIESNGTNHVPTLFPSMGVPIQIRPIKTSIATKVELDIALVIDRSGSMAYSTSEEADGSGPDAADDDWEWGDPVPPNSRWLDTVAAVDTFLQVMEQSHHDERVTLTTYASKAHVDLDLTNDYNAVRHVLDGYSAAFGGGGTNTGEGITKGSAAVQKKNHARPWAAKVLIVMSDGLSTTGTEPVSAAQMAAEDQVMVYSVSFSDEADTVTMGEIAEAGSGKHYHATDGTQLIQVFEDIARGLPTLITF; encoded by the coding sequence ATGGCGATGCTGGCCGTGTTGATGCCCGTGATGATCGCGGTGGCTGCGTTTGCAATCAATGTCGCGCACATGGAGATGGCTCGTACCGAGTTGCAGATCTCAATGGATGTGGCGACTCGTGCGGCGGGCCGTGTGCTTGCTGTCACCGGCGATCAGCAGCAAGCGGTTCAAATTGCCGAGCAGCTGCTCAATGCGAATCCCTATGCGAACCAAACATTGGCGTTGAGCGAGGCTGAGATCACTTTCGGTGTTTCAACACGGCTGTCTGAAGTTGAGCGTTATGATTTCGGAATGGGGAATAATCCGAACGCGGTGAAGATAGAATCCAACGGAACGAACCACGTCCCAACGCTTTTTCCGTCCATGGGCGTTCCCATTCAGATTCGACCGATAAAAACGTCCATCGCCACCAAGGTGGAGCTCGACATCGCGCTTGTAATCGACCGCTCCGGGTCGATGGCGTATTCGACGTCCGAAGAAGCCGACGGGAGCGGTCCGGACGCCGCAGATGATGATTGGGAATGGGGGGATCCGGTGCCTCCGAATTCACGCTGGCTCGATACCGTCGCGGCGGTGGATACGTTTTTGCAGGTGATGGAACAGTCGCACCATGACGAGAGAGTGACGCTGACCACGTATGCATCCAAGGCACACGTTGATCTTGATCTGACCAATGACTACAACGCCGTCCGCCACGTGCTGGATGGTTACAGCGCGGCGTTCGGTGGCGGAGGCACGAATACAGGGGAAGGGATTACCAAGGGCAGCGCCGCGGTACAGAAAAAGAACCACGCTCGCCCATGGGCGGCGAAAGTGTTGATCGTCATGAGCGACGGGCTTTCCACGACGGGGACCGAGCCCGTTTCTGCGGCACAGATGGCTGCCGAGGATCAGGTCATGGTGTACTCCGTCAGCTTTTCCGACGAAGCGGACACGGTCACCATGGGCGAGATTGCCGAAGCGGGATCGGGGAAACACTACCACGCCACCGACGGTACGCAGCTCATTCAGGTTTTCGAAGACATCGCCCGCGGGCTTCCCACACTCATCACGTTCTAG
- a CDS encoding MIP/aquaporin family protein, translating to MKKYIAEVIGTFVLVFVGTGSVVVNNVTEGGVSLVGIALAWGLVVSAMIYSIGDISGAHINPAVTIAFWVGRRFEGKHVIPYIASQCIGAILASALLRVLFPDQSSLGPTLPAGPWWQSFVFEIMLTLILLFVVLNVSVGAKEKGITAGLAIGGVISFEVLCGGPISGASMNPARSIAPAFVGNQLESLWIYLTAPVIGAVLAVPISAYLRAGDSDES from the coding sequence ATGAAAAAATATATCGCCGAAGTCATCGGCACCTTCGTGTTGGTATTTGTCGGAACCGGATCGGTCGTGGTCAACAATGTCACCGAAGGCGGCGTCTCGCTGGTCGGCATCGCTTTGGCCTGGGGGCTGGTGGTTTCGGCGATGATCTATTCGATCGGGGACATTTCCGGGGCCCACATCAATCCCGCCGTGACCATCGCGTTCTGGGTCGGGCGACGCTTCGAAGGCAAACACGTGATCCCCTACATCGCCAGCCAGTGCATCGGGGCGATTCTGGCCAGTGCGCTGCTGCGAGTTCTGTTTCCCGATCAATCCAGCTTGGGACCGACGCTGCCGGCAGGTCCGTGGTGGCAATCATTCGTCTTTGAAATCATGCTGACGCTGATCTTGCTGTTCGTCGTTCTGAACGTCAGCGTGGGGGCGAAAGAAAAAGGCATCACGGCGGGGCTGGCGATCGGCGGCGTGATCTCGTTCGAAGTGCTGTGCGGGGGACCGATCAGCGGCGCGTCGATGAACCCCGCCCGTTCGATCGCCCCGGCGTTCGTCGGAAACCAGCTGGAATCGTTGTGGATCTACCTGACGGCGCCTGTGATCGGAGCCGTGCTGGCCGTGCCGATTTCGGCCTACTTGCGCGCCGGTGACTCGGACGAGTCGTGA
- a CDS encoding TadE/TadG family type IV pilus assembly protein yields MNRCLRTHRRANSRSRKGAAMIEFAVCLPVFLLITMGTIETCRMIYLRQSLKIAAYECARLAVVPGITPADLQDQCDVILLGRNIKNYALNCTPSDPSSLDYGEMFVSTVDAPASENALLSTWIYGSASVSESVSIMIEY; encoded by the coding sequence GTGAATCGTTGTCTTCGAACGCATCGCCGTGCCAACAGTCGTTCTCGAAAGGGCGCGGCGATGATCGAATTCGCCGTTTGTTTGCCGGTGTTCTTGCTGATCACAATGGGGACGATTGAAACCTGCCGGATGATTTATTTGCGACAGTCCCTGAAGATCGCCGCTTACGAGTGCGCACGACTTGCGGTTGTGCCGGGGATCACTCCGGCGGATTTGCAGGATCAGTGCGATGTGATCTTGCTGGGACGAAACATTAAGAATTACGCATTGAATTGCACGCCGTCGGACCCTTCGTCATTGGACTACGGGGAGATGTTTGTTTCAACGGTTGACGCACCGGCGTCGGAGAACGCTCTGCTCTCGACATGGATCTACGGCAGTGCATCGGTGTCTGAGTCTGTATCCATCATGATCGAGTATTAG